The genomic window TGGTATTTTGACACAATAATCTtcactcaaggtccacttacttttcatcagaatcagaaatactttattgatccctgaggggaaattgtgatttgttaaAGTCACTCCGAGGAACAGGGAATTACAAGAAGTAAGAATAggagtatgaaataaaagtatgtaaatataaagcgataaaaacaaatagatacataaaataaaataaaacaaaataaaataaaataaaaataaaattgaataaaataaaaaaaaatgtgcattgaataaaataaaagtagaatGTGCATTATACTACTAATATCTTAagatattaaaatgttaaaataaaataaataataaataaacatgaaatagataaaataaagtaaaataaaacagattaaaataaaatacaataaaataaaagatatttCGTCACTGTGTCGAGGTTCTAAGTGTGACatttaactacaatatatacatcaataGGATATACAAGAATAGAATAAGATCAAAaattaaacattcattcatGAGATGCAGCTGAAAGCTCCAGGAAGAAAAAACTTGAAAATGGACCTTGAGTTAAGAATATTTTGTAGTTCTGGTACATATGTTGAGCACATGTAGACAGTTTCCATAAGTTTCCATAAGGTGGCGATGTAGAGCTTCAGTCCCACTAACGgtaaccacagaagaagatcACTGCTAGGTTAGCTAGCAGGCTACCTGTAACAAATTGAAAGTTTAGATAGACGCGAGCATCAAAATGCTGCTCCAGACGGTCAGACCGTGGTTGCTTCGTTGCAGGAGTCTACCTACGGCTTGCACACGGTCTTACTACGCCGATAAAGTCGCTCGACTCGGGTCTCAGCCGGATAAACAGTCCTCTGAATATCAGGTAAGTTAGcatgttgctaacgttagctagccaaACTGTACAACTGTACAAGCTGCTAATGTCAGCGTTAACTATTCACCTACAGAGCTGACAGGCACGTTTAAAGCCACGCTGAGGTCAGCTCATGTTGACAATGATTAAAACTCTAGTTTATTTAACTGTTAGTTCATTAAAGACGCAGAGGTGAATTATAACTAGTTTACTGATAAGAAGAGGTCAAAACCTTGAGCTCTCATGGTGCTCAGCTAAGGTCTTAGCATCATCACACCAGTCAGACAGCTGCACTTACTATACACCATTTATCCTGCTTTTCAGTAGTTTGACACATGTCAAGACAGGTCTATATGCGACTCTAGGTCCTGTTGGTTATTTATTCCAGTCTGTTTGATGGAGTAAAATAGCACTTTATATGCGCCCTAGCCTCAAGTCTTTGCCTCTCAGGTAATCCTCATTTTTACAGTTGGGACTTCTGTAGTGGGACTGTATACAGTGCAAACAGTGCATCTCTGTTGTATGGATACTAGAGTGGCAAGCAGCAGGGTCTCTGCCCAACAGTTTATCTGATAGGAAGTGACATACATAAAGGGTTAAATCTACCATAAACAATACCTAACACCAGAATATACCAGGAAGCATTATTAAAATGTAGAAAGTTTCCAAACCAATGTAGGAGAAAATGCAAATTAGGAatactttttctttattattggTAAAGGTTTTAATGCTTACGACTGTCAGGTTGAAGTTATAATTTAATAACGTTGGTCATAAGGTGCATCAGTGTAACCACAGGTGTAGATTTTAGAACATTTGCATTTGTGTCcttgataaaaacataaaaggagCAGAGGAGTTTTACTTTGACATAATCAAAGACTTTTACATTATAAGTTGATGtagagcagttgtttttaaactttttgtgCACACCAAggggcaagccaaaatctcaaggcacacctgtatctatacctgtgcacaatagcttgtGTAACGTGttacataagacaataaaaataaggaaaaataagacaggtTGCTTTCGTGTTACTGTATACTGACAGTTTTGTTTCTCTTAACTTTTggtggtaggtcgtcttcacaagtgctttgttgtaatttgctctgtaCAATAAAGTAGTCCATTGTCACACACACGGCTTTCTCATCATCTCTCtgactggctgccaatcaggacTTTTGATGTGTCACTCACTTATAAATTGCGAACGACAACGAATAGGTTCCCCGTGAAGGtttattaaactaaattaaatgacatttttttagctAGAGTATTAGGAAATGTGTGCGCACAACTAACTGacacagtcaattaaaaaaaagcattcatggctttttgtataggcccagttgaatattgcaataataatgtgtggctATCACAATATCCcatggcacacctggattgttgcagcacaccatttgagaaccactcatgtagaaaatgcacaaattagTGTATAAAAATTCATCAGAAAGCAAGGAATTAATTGTTTGCTGCTGAAAATTCTCTGGCGGAGGACCCCCAAATCCCCTGTCTCATATGTGTTACCCTCAATGTTGAAATTAAATCTTCACTCTTGAGTGTCACTGTTGGTACATGGTGTTCTCATTCATCCTCACTGATGCAACACCAAAAAATATCACTTGATGGCACCACAGGCACATTTTCTTAATGTTTCTAGCTTGCAGAAAGATGAGATAAAATACACCAACATAAGCATGCTTATTAAGTGATCATGTCGCACATTAATTCAGTGTTGTTGAAGATATGTTCTTgacctttttcattttctcttgagAAGTGCAATTTGTGTTGAAGGGGTAAATGGTCTAAGAGCCGACTTTAACCATTTAATTAGCTCCATAATCACGACTTGCCCTGTTTTGTAACAGGAAAAATACTGTCATCAGTTGAAATTATACAACAtgacaaacaacacaaatgtctgtgtatgtttttcttgttttttaggAGAATTATGAGCGAATGAAAGTTCTTGTTGATGAACTGCAAAGCCGGACAGAGAAGATTAAATTGGGTAGGTGCAAGCATATGCCAGATAACACACTACACTAAACTTATTGTAAATTCACATCACACATGTTTTCATTCCAACATTGCAAGTGTCAAAGTTGAGTCCATATGAGTGATGAAAGTGttgataaaacacatttacttACCCCTGTCTGTCCTAAAGAAACTGCTCAGGGTCCGCCTGTAGATAAGGTTTTAAGGGCCTAggttaaaatctttaaaaactcttACACATTGCCAGTCACACTTTTATTTACAGTAGATATTTCAGTGTGGTTACTCATCTAGTTTTAGTAGATTACAGTGTGTAGCCACAGTGAGTTTCATGACAGTTTATATAACAGAGATTAAAGTGGTGCATACATACTAAATGTGTAGCATAGGTTTAAAGTTTGGATAAGCATCTAAACTTAGACACATGCTAATCAGTTGAAAATCAACACTGGACCATCCAAAGTTTTGGCAAATTATTTGATAACATGCTGTTAATTTTTATTAATACAGGTGGGGGAGAGAAAGCCAGAAGACTTCACACTTCTCGTGGGAAACTGCTGCCTAGAGAGCGTATAGACAGGCTGCTGGATCCAGGGTACAGTATCATCTTACATCTTTGTTTCAAAATTCATGGTTGGCTCATACCCAGCAGACTAGATGCAAAACATCTGTAGTTCTCTGGTTTgatgtcattacaaaaactatGGCGCAGGTAGTTTTAATATCTGTTGCTGTACATATTTCAGAGAACAAGGGAAGAAGGATAGCATTGCTGTCATCTTACTGTTAACTGTAGATCcctaaaaaacaacagacaTCATGGTTTCATACTCAAAACTTTGGACATCTCAATTGCAAATAGGTTGTTTTAAATTGAACATTTTCTTGCAGGACGCCTTTCTTGGAGTTCTCTCAGTTTGCCGCATATGAGCTGTATGGAAAAGAGGAAGTCCCAGCAGGCGGTATACTTACCGGGATTGGTCGGATTTCAGGGTAAGTGCTACAAACAGGCAGATATTTTTCtacaaaataaagatttttttaagttaCTGTCTCTGCACCTTTATATCCAGAATAACAAAATCCTAGATTAGatgcaaaatattcaaatataaaaGCCTATGATAATTACATGGGGTGTTAATTTCACCTCTCTGACTTGTAATTagctttttgtttaatttgatttCCCTCGAGTACCCCAGGTGCAAATGtcaatgttttctttatttctcataGGGTGGAGTGTGTTATTGTTGCAAATGATGCTACTGTCAAAGGTGGAACGTACTTTCCAGTTACTGTGAAGAAACACCTTCGTGCACAGGAGATCGCCCAGCAGAACCACTTGCCGTGCATTTACTTAGGtgagtgtttttgtatttgtaagcGTTTGGTGGAACAAAAAAACGTTACTTACAAAAGGGGAAAAATGAAAACGTTCACTGCTAGAATTAAACTTAACAGTATAAAAGTCATGCTCGAGAAAAGTCGTTTTGTCACCGTTATTTATTAAATTCAATCACTTGATCAGCCCGGTCTCCTCTGCAGCTGTTTCAAAGTTAAATAGCCTTGTGGGAAAAATCTgtaatgttttttgtgtttgtttgtttgggtgttTTTTCGTTAGTGTAGACTTGGGACACTCAAGAACGCCCTTGGTGAGGCTTTCAGGCTGCAGTGCATCATAAAGAGGAGACTGTGTGTCTGTAATACAGCCAGAGGCCAGATGTTAATATTAATCACTGAGTTTCCTAAATATTCTGATGTTCTTGACTCCTTTAGTGGATTCGGGCGGTGCCAATCTCCCCAGACAGGCTGAAGTCTTTCCAGACAGAGATCACTTTGGACGCATTTTCTTCAACCAGGCCAGGCTGTCCTCGGAGGGAATAGCACAGGTGATGCTTAGTAACAGTGCGTTTCACATTGATTATATAACACACATAGCAAGCTGAGACTCCAGCTAAGATAGCTCTCTATCTTTTACTGTGGTCTATTGTTGTCTGGGGTTTGTTGTATTTGAAAAAACAACCTTGCATTGATTCATGAATCAGTTCTTAGAGGCAGACAGGTTGACTGAAAAATTGTATTAGAGAGAGCAGAGGTGGTAAATTTAAATGAACTGCACTGCTGTAGGTTGTtcatcttttcattgtctggaAGCGACTAAAATCTATCTTGCCATTGACTAGTGAAGAAGAGACATCCTTGTGTTTAGAAACAGAACAAAGAGAAgtcagtttgtgtgagagctgaTAAATACCACGGGTGCTGTAGAGTCAGGTCCTACTCTCACCTCTCTCCAGTAGACCCAGCAGTTATAAACACGGCTGAACTAGTGTAGTGTTGTCAACAATATTGTGTTACTGATACATATCAGTGCTGACTGTTTGAAATGGTTTAAATACTGATTTGTATCGGTACATCAGTACCAACTGCACTTTTTTTGCTCTCTTGTTGTCAATGGTTACAGTCTCTATTGATTCCACTGTTGTGACAACATTAGTTTATATAACTTCAGTTAACAGAAtgctcatttattcattaattaataGTAATATTGTCGCCTAATGATTAAAATTGCATAgtatttgaggttttttttcttctgtggcATTTTTTCCATTAAGGTTTTCCCCATCCCTATTTTGTACCACCGTCACATTTGCCACTAGATTGCTGTATGACAAATTTCCGAGTCCACTTGCCAGTGCCCATTACATTGTTGTTAATCATATTGACAATTTAATCCTTTATTGAAAAGGCCCCGTCAGGACAGAGCCAGGACAGAGTGTAAAATCAATACTAAATCTGAATTGCTACCAGTGTAATCAAGTGTGAAGCTATAAACTTTCTTGAAGCTAAGTTTTCCTTAGAATaaatttgtttcatattttttgcATAGAAATCAGCCATTCATTGATATCAGAATTTCCGTGTCTTGCCAGTCTTGGATGAGCATTGTTGTGATTAGATTTTCTCTTGACCCTTTCAGATTGCTGTTGTGATGGGCTCCTGCACTGCTGGAGGAGCGTACGTACCTGCCATGGCAGATGAGAGCATCATTGTGCGAAAGCAAGGAACCATTTTCCTCGGAGGACCTCCACTGGTAGGATATATCTTCGTTGTTACATTGTATGAGAATAGGATGAAAGTTGGAGCATCAATTTGGCTCAGAATCCTGTCAGTGGATTGATGCTTTGCAAACTATATATAGGTTTTTCCAACGTCTTAAATTAAGCACAAGAAATAACTTATAACTAGCTATTTTGTTAAAGCTGCACAGGGAATAGTGGCCAGGTAGCAGACGCTTCTTGAAAATGCTTCACTGacactgtgtttgttgtttgtgcttGTTTAAGAGTCTGTGTGCTGTTGTATTTATAGGTCAAAGCTGCCACTGGGGAGGAGGTTTCTGCAGAGGACCTTGGTGGTGCTGATCTTCACTGCAAGtatgaaacattatttttcatatgtAGCATGTATGGGTTTTTTCCTCATCTTTCTGCCTTTAGAGAAATGCTATTCACCAACTAAAACATCATTAGTAACACCTAGTAACATCTGACTTTTGTATGtgatgggaaaggttacaatcggcattcacGCCCGGGTTAAATGACTCTGAAGTAGTaacaggtatttatcagctctggCTCCAATTTGCAGTGATGGGAATGTAATGCTTGAGTGaatgtgctaattttagcccctttactGGGGATGTAATAACGCActgccacaaaatactgtccatCTTCACCCAAGCAGCACTCGAACATTGTTCCAAATCAGTCGACACCAAGTTTGAAAGGGacactgaataagtaagagatctataaaaagaagtaacgACCGTTGCATGTCACcagcctccatgctgctttctactgtttgctaacctgttttccagacTGTCCGGGACATAGAACGTGATataccagtaaaaaaaacaaaaacagaaaggcatactcgtcTGCAGCAGAGCCGTGTACAAGGCTCTTATCtcatggcaatgggaaaggaaaGTTGATAGCTATTTTTAACCTGTGTAGATGCGCTAATTTTGGTGGTAAAGGGGTATGAGTTAGATCAACATTCTTGataaatcatgacaaaaaagtGGTACAAATATTTTCCAGTGGTGCCATTTACAAGCCGGGTTTACACACAGAGTAGGTTCTCCTTTTTGAATTGTAAGTCATAGCTAATACAGTAGTTGCGATTAGTTTTTCACTTCAAAAGGAGTGTAATTGTGTGCACTTCACATTTAGAGGCTATTGAAAAGCAGCACTGATGAGAAGAATAATTCAAATTCATATTTTTCTCAGGTCAAAATGTTTCTGACACGAGAAGACCTGACTGGGATCGAAACGTTGCTGATTTGAATAAAATTGTGGTTTGAAGTCAGTGTGCAGAGATGACTCTTTTCATCATCTATAGCCTAGATCTCAGTATTTTTTATAGCTcaacaaactgtcagaaaaggTCAGCGGTCCACATTTACAGATTTGAATGCTGTGGTTTTTGGAAAAATAAGGACTAAAGTAAAATAGAAAGCAATGGATTAGCACAGACTAAATATTGAATTTTGAATGTTGACTATCTGGGCATAATGTGCAGTGTGGACGCACATCTCTCAGGAAATAATAACCACTGAGTATTCAGCCAAGCCACATTATAAAGAGTATTTTATGTTTGAAAATGTGGAATAAACGTGTTTTTTTTAGACCTTACTCTCCTCTGTATATGTCTGCTTATTCGTAAACTGACAGATGGaggaaactgttttaaatgtgggAGGATTGTAGTGGGAGCACCGGGGGGGTCAAGTGTGACTGTAtggtttacagtttacatatcTCAGTGGTCAGGTAGGAGGGCCCCAGGGAGATCAGGACAGGCTCTGCTTTGTCACATGATTATATGCTGTTGACATTGATGAAATGCATCACACACTTTTATTAGTGTCATTAGTTTTCTAAGTAATGATTTATGTGCCGtactgatgtcacagtgatcgATTTGTTGCTTATTTTACAGAAAATCCGGTGTGACAGACCACTACGCTTTAGACGACAACCATGCGCTCCATTTAGCAAGAAAGGCTGTGAGGAGCCTCAACTACAAGAAAAATATCGAGGTCAGTCCAATTACGACAGTTATCAAAAATTACCTTTAATGGTCTGCCGTGTTAAGCTGTCTGTGCTTTCTGTTGACGCGGagtcttttgtgtttttcaggtcACCACAGAGCCTACTGAAGCCCCGCTCTACCCTGCGGATGAACTCTATGGCATAGTCGGAGATAACTTGAAACGCAACTTTGATGTCAGAGAGGTAGTTGCTCAGTTTCCTCCACATTGTCTCAAAGGGGcaagaaaacaaagttacagGTTTAActtcaagaaaaaaatgctttataTATATCCACACAAACATAGCAACACTCAAATCTagattatttttaatgaaatgatGAGGGGTTTATTAATAAGCTACAACATGTTTCATTCAAAGTGATTCCTTAACTCCACTCAGTCATCTTTATATATAACTTTGCCACAATGCTATTTGTCTAATGCGTATTTAGCAAAGCACTGTCATTGATTaaattgatttgttttaatattaccactagaaaacaatatttataGAACATATACACACTTCACACCTCTCTTTTATGCTAAGGATTTATGAAAAGTACAAACAAACCTGGCGTTTACAGGTCCAGACTGCACTGTAAACAATATTTAGCTGTCAGATCTCTCTGTCAGCAGCTGAGTCGATAATGGACAGCAGGCATCAATCACTCAGTTTTTTGCTCTCTGTGGCAGTGCTTGCCAGATGTTCTCATTTGGTTTAAAGCCTGTGCCTTTGATTCTTGATGTAGACCCAGGAGCAAGAATTAGTGCTAACTCCAGAGATGTCAAACTGTTTGTAGTGTAGAACAGTATTGGCAGTCCATTTAGGAAACAAGATCAAGCAGCTGCTCCCTCTTTACAGGAGTTTTTCAACAGTAATAGGCTTTTCAACACAGGGCGCCCCTAAATCACTTAAGGTAAATCACTGCAGTAAAAGTTGTTTAAAGTAAGAGTCTGGTGATTTtgtgtagttttgtttttggaaacaGTTCctacaaaaagaccaaaaccaacaatgaattaATCCTACTAACAAGTATTGCCTGTAGCCAGATACATCAGATACAAAAGCTATTATATACACATCAGTGCACCACACTGTTACACTGGGTGACGTGTTCCTTCATCACCATGAACACAGGCATTGTAGTTTATATTGAGTTAATTGAACGCACGCCCTCCTGCTGCTATAAATACTCACTACCGCCATAAACGTGGCTGAAAATAGTCTCCAACAAATACACTAGTAACTTCTGTTTGAGGCAGCACGGTGGAGCAGTAGTTACCAttgtctggtgacctgtccggGGTGTACCCCGTTtctcgcctaatgtcagctgggataggctccagacccccgccacccctaacaggataagcagttatggaaaatgaatgaatgaacctgTGCTTGAATAACATTTGCTAAAGATGGCAGTGTCCAGCTGTTGGAGGAAATtactgagctttttttttttttaaataaactatatatttgtggCATATTTAAAAGAAGTTACATCTTCAGTAAGAACGATTTGACTTGGGGCTATagacagggttcccacagtcatggaaaaccttgaaaagtcatggaattttgttgtgtgaatGAAATGAATAGTCACAGTAATCTTCCATTGATAAACTTCCACATAATGCAACACAACgtgaatttattttctgtagctgtcgaCGTAGCGTAGTTCTAAGATGCACCAGTGTGTGATGTTTTACCATGGCAtatgtttcttcattttctccccaCGTTCTGTCACTCCCTCCATATATGCAGCTAGGTGGTGTTATGTTTGAATAGACTTTGAATCTGACATGTTTGATAAATAGAAAACTAATGTTTGACATCATAATTTAACACGTAGGGTCATAAATTCCATACCTTTGCTATGCCCTGCCGTTTTAAATTGtacaacattttggagatggagCAATGTTCGTGTTTGTGGAAATTTTATGATACATCCTtgaaaaaggttttaaaattttgtccatgaaaatgtctGGTAACCCCATAGAGCTGCAACGGTTACTGGATTAGCTGTCAGCCATTAAATTAAtcgccaactaatttgataattgaaTGGCTTGagttaatttttaagaaaaaaaggtaaaaattcTCTGATGCCAGCTcattactcctctatgacagtaactgaatatctttgactttgagaaacaccgaTTGACATTTTTTACCATTTCCTTACAATTTTTAAACTacacaactaatcaattaaaaGAGAATACAACTGACAGATTAATTGACAATTAAATAAGTGTTAGTTACAGCCCTAAtgataacaaaaacataataccaCCAGCCTTAAGGCCTGTGCACactcagttgttttgttttccatccATAATTGTCGcaagtcaaaaaaaaagaaagacctCACATTGTATGAATCACATTTACACGCTGACTCAAACATTCGTCTACCATTAAACTTTATGGAATAGGTtcgattttctgtgttttttttttcatatttagaGAATTACTTGACcaagaaactgaaaaaaaaagtggcagcAGGAAACATTCGCATTAGCTTACTTTAATACGTCAGATAGTAAAAAAATCAGATGGATGATGACAAGGAAGAGGATGTAGACTGCacgcagagagggagagtgactGTGTGGAGatagagagggaggacagctcagccCCTTTACAAGCGGTGGTAAATGGAAGACGCCAGCAGAGAGTCGTGAAACAGAGGGAGGTAGCCCACTGGATAGAATCATGGAAGCAAATGTATCTTTACATTTTGTCTCGTATCGCGATTTTTGCCACAAATAGATCAGTAAAACCTACAAAACAcggtgtgcaaggtttctgtgagTAAGATTATTTTCGGATGACGGATAAacgaaaagaaaaagaagactcAATGTGCAAAGGCGTTTACCCTGTAACATGTCAGAATattacggaagcgtattgcattcacttgataaataaaaaaagccctgtttttcagagtaattttttctgtttttcagagtaatttatttattttcctgtttttttttggtataattttttccctgtttttcgtGNACATGTCAGAATattacggaagcgtattgcattcacttgataaataaaaaaagccctgtttttctgagtaattttttctgtttttcagagtaatttatttattttcctgttttttttggtataattttttccctgtttttcgtggtaattttttttcctgaacgaggagacgagatacttcaaaatctcacaagaagctcccacctggcacctgcaagtgacccctgcatctGTGGTGACacctgctcatggatgtattttgcatccatgctcctgctcctagacaGTTTCAACTACAggatcaataagggtaaggcacgtaATTACCTTAGCTGACAAAtgaagtatctcgtctccttgttcaggaaaaaaaaatttaccacaaaaaacagggggaaaaaataccccgaaaaacagaaaaaaattagcACAAAAACCCcccagaaaatattactcagaaaaacagaaaatattactcagaaaaacagaaaaaattacaccaaaaaacagaaaaataaataaattactccaaaacacagaaaaaattactcagaaaaacagggctttttttatttgtcaagtaattgcaatacgcttccgtagaATATAGagcttaaaacaaacaaaaaaacactgcaacCTTGTTTTGCAAGTCTTGTCCATTTCCTGTCTATAGTCCAATGTTAGCTTTCATAATTTTCCTCTATTCCCTTGATTGCAGGTCATCGCCAGAATTGTAGATGGCAGTAAATTTGACGAGTTCAAAGCTTTCTATGGAGACACCCTTGTTACAGGTTTGTGAAATACATCTTTTTCCATATCTACAACCTGAAAAAAATATGCTTAAATTATGGTAAATTTTTCATTAAGTTGTTAACATTTGACTCTCAATATGTACCTGTTCAGGATTTTCAAGAATATTTGGTTATCCTGTCGGAATCATCGGCAACAATGGAGTCTTGTTTTCAGAGTCTGCAAAAAAGGTAAATATCCTTCGTACCTGGAGATGACTTAAACGGTAGAGTAAAAAAATTCTCTGAAGAATAAATATGGTTTTTAAAACTA from Epinephelus moara isolate mb chromosome 8, YSFRI_EMoa_1.0, whole genome shotgun sequence includes these protein-coding regions:
- the mccc2 gene encoding methylcrotonoyl-CoA carboxylase beta chain, mitochondrial is translated as MLLQTVRPWLLRCRSLPTACTRSYYADKVARLGSQPDKQSSEYQENYERMKVLVDELQSRTEKIKLGGGEKARRLHTSRGKLLPRERIDRLLDPGTPFLEFSQFAAYELYGKEEVPAGGILTGIGRISGVECVIVANDATVKGGTYFPVTVKKHLRAQEIAQQNHLPCIYLVDSGGANLPRQAEVFPDRDHFGRIFFNQARLSSEGIAQIAVVMGSCTAGGAYVPAMADESIIVRKQGTIFLGGPPLVKAATGEEVSAEDLGGADLHCKKSGVTDHYALDDNHALHLARKAVRSLNYKKNIEVTTEPTEAPLYPADELYGIVGDNLKRNFDVREVIARIVDGSKFDEFKAFYGDTLVTGFSRIFGYPVGIIGNNGVLFSESAKKGTHFIELCCQRNIPLLFLQNITGFMVGREYEAGGIAKDGAKMVTAVACANVPKITVIIGGSYGAGNYGMCGRAYSPRFLYMWPNSRISVMGGEQAATVLATITKDQRAREGKEFTAEQEAAMKKPIVQRFEEEGSPYYSSARLWDDGIIDPADTRMVLGLSLSAALNAPMQKTRFGVFRM